A window of the Hypomesus transpacificus isolate Combined female chromosome 8, fHypTra1, whole genome shotgun sequence genome harbors these coding sequences:
- the LOC124470004 gene encoding uncharacterized protein LOC124470004 isoform X1 yields MWRDTPPDCVMETKSSLLKTRSHTSCSSVRSSASSTGSAAAKARGRAEAAKARLAFSEEEVHLKLQKANLEASMEILRQKKETAAAIAEAEALEAAVAEDTEKHSCRLSLNTAPLDTTQRTEQYLIDQTKEVGSEFQLCDPTKTEQNPSYNVSASYLKPEAKPFMSSRTNTVAQLPHIASKQPYICKNEEAPESCGIRFEDNNASPVQHFRLHNNGGHPTSQPYLRTPNLNNSSSNLNDFVRYLARRELVATGLLQFNDKPQNYRAWKRSFQSATNDLNLTPSEEMDLLLKWLGKESAERVEQIRAIHINQPQAGLAMTWERLDHTYGSMEVIEDALFKRIDTFPKIANRDYPKLTKLSDLLLELQSAKDEGDLLGLAFLDTARGANPIVQKLPFRLQEKWASVGAAFKRQNHVPYPPFTYFVNFVSQEARIGNDPSFSFVSHIDSAHRFEKTDWKSSKQREVSVHKTEAFSRVPIGTEELSKESDDCEKLCPIHRKPHPLRKCRAFRERPIEARKSILKENNVCFKCCSSQSHIAKYCKDKVQCSECDSEKHHTALHPGPAPWLGQVNDASEHGGEREERPPRFQVNSTCTGVCGEDQTDRSCSKICLVKVFPAGHRNKAVKLYAILDEQSNRSLVCSQFFEVFSDQSPSAPYTLRTCAGVKETVGRRASGYEIESLDGTVHIPLPSLIERNDIPNNRDEIPTPDVARSHPHLKSVAHLIPEQDPQAPIMLILGRDIIRVHKVRKQVNGSHNLPYAQKLDLGWVVVGNVCLGNVHKPLTIKTFHTNIIESKRPTLFQPCPNVFHVKEKYGDIQLTKDSPTDSLNESVCDVDHLGCTVFKQTKEDNQVAPSIQDTSFMQIMDKGLQRDSNHSWVAPLPFKSPRQCLPNNRPQALKRLMSLNWARSEQHTTGSTDPLQERSHCFLSGHRTDLDLEADALPMQRSLGLNWNLHTDCFLFSVCDAIKPFTRRGVLSTINSLYDPLGFVAPVTIQGKSILRQLTIENGDWDARLPQEMEEAWTTWRDSLAELSNLSISRPYTETSPSAAVRRELCVFSDASTKAIAAVAYLKVTDAAGNNHIGFVMGKAKLTPRPEHTVPRLELCAAVLASV; encoded by the coding sequence ATGTGGAGAGACACACCACCAGACTGCGTCATGGAGACAAAATCATCATTGTTAAAAACACGCTCTCATACTTCATGTTCTTCAGTAAGATCAAGTGCATCGTCAACTGGGTCAGCGGCGGCTAAggcgagagggagagcagaagcAGCAAAAGCACGGCTTGCCTTCTCCGAAGAGGAAGTGCATTTAAAGCTTCAAAAGGCCAATCTGGAGGCATCTATGGAAATTCTTAGGCAAAAGAAGGAGACAGCAGCAGCTATCGCAGAAGCCGAAGCGCTTGAAGCTGCCGTTGCTGAAGACACTGAGAAGCATAGTTGCAGGCTAAGTTTAAATACCGCCCCCTTGGACACCACACAACGCACTGAACAATATCTTATTGATCAAACCAAAGAAGTAGGGTCAGAATTCCAGTTGTGTGATCCTACAAAAACGGAACAAAACCCAAGCTACAACGTGTCAGCTTCATATCTTAAACCTGAAGCCAAACCTTTTATGTCAAGCCGAACCAATACAGTTGCCCAACTACCTCACATTGCCTCAAAACAGCCATACATCTGTAAAAATGAAGAGGCTCCAGAGTCATGTGGAATCAGGTTTGAGGACAACAATGCTTCTCCCGTGCAACATTTTAGACTGCATAATAACGGTGGCCACCCTACTTCTCAGCCCTACCTCAGGACCCCAAACTTGAATAATAGCAGTTCAAATCTAAATGACTTTGTGAGATATCTTGCTCGTCGCGAGCTTGTGGCTACAGGATTACTTCAGTTTAATGACAAACCACAGAACTACAGAGCCTGGAAGCGATCTTTTCAGTCTGCAACTAACGATTTAAATCTGACACCAAGTGAAGAGATGGATCTCCTGCTGAAGTGGCTTGGCAAGGAATCAGCAGAGCGTGTTGAACAGATAAGGGCAATACATATTAATCAACCACAAGCAGGACTGGCTATGACATGGGAGAGGCTTGATCACACTTATGGCTCAATGGAAGTGATAGAAGATGCCTTGTTCAAACGAATCGATACCTTTCCGAAAATAGCGAACAGAGACTATCCTAAACTGACAAAGTTGAGCGACCTACTACTGGAGCTTCAGTCTGCTAAGGATGAAGGAGACTTGCTTGGCCTTGCCTTCTTAGATACGGCGAGAGGGGCCAATCCAATAGTACAGAAGCTACCGTTTCGTCTGCAAGAAAAGTGGGCGTCCGTTGGCGCAGCCTTCAAACGACAAAACCATGTTCCCTATCCTCCCTTTACTTACTTTGTAAACTTTGTTAGTCAGGAGGCTAGAATTGGGAACGATCCAAGCTTTAGCTTTGTCTCTCACATAGACTCTGCTCATAGATTTGAAAAGACAGATTGGAAGTCCAGCAAGCAACGAGAAGTCTCTGTACACAAGACAGAAGCGTTTTCCAGAGTACCTATTGGTACTGAAGAGCTCTCAAAGGAATCTGACGACTGTGAAAAACTGTGTCCCATTCATAGGAAACCACACCCACTTCGTAAATGCCGTGCGTTTCGGGAAAGGCCCATCGAAGCTCGCAAGTCAATTCTTAAAGAgaacaatgtgtgcttcaagtGCTGCTCTTCACAGTCACACATAGCAAAGTACTGTAAGGATAAAGTCCAATGTTCTGAGTGTGACAGTGAAAAACACCATACAGCGCTCCACCCTGGACCCGCACCCTGGCTAGGACAGGTAAACGATGCATCCGAGCACggcggggagagggaggaaagaccgCCTCGATTTCAAGTTAACAGCACATGCACGGGAGTCTGTGGGGAAGATCAGACAGATCGATCTTGCTCCAAAATATGTCTTGTGAAAGTCTTTCCAGCTGGTCACAGAAACAAAGCAGTGAAACTCTATGCAATCTTGGACGAGCAAAGCAACAGGTCGCTGGTTTGTTCACAGTTCTTCGAAGTGTTTAGTGACCAAAGTCCAAGTGCTCCTTATACATTGAGAACATGCGCAGGAGTAAAAGAAACAGTTGGAAGAAGGGCCAGTGGCTACGAAATAGAGTCTCTGGATGGAACCGTCCACATTCCATTACCAAGCCTTATAGAACGTAACGACATCCCTAATAACAGAGATGAGATCCCAACTCCGGATGTGGCACGCAGTCACCCACACCTAAAGTCCGTGGCACACCTCATCCCAGAACAGGACCCACAAGCCCCAATCATGCTTATCTTAGGTCGGGACATTATAAGAGTTCACAAGGTCCGTAAACAGGTGAATGGCTCACATAACCTACCCTACGCACAGAAGTTAGATTTGGGATGGGTCGTTGTAGGCAACGTGTGTCTGGGAAACGTCCACAAACCGCTGACGATCAAAACCTTCCATACAAACATCATCGAGTCAAAACGCCCGACTCTCTTCCAGCCATGTCCTAATGTCTTCCATGTTAAGGAAAAATACGGAGACATCCAACTAACTAAAGACTCCCCAACAGATTctttgaatgaatctgtctgtgaTGTGGACCACCTGGGATGTACTGTGTTTAAGCAAACCAAAGAAGACAATCAGGTGGCTCCTTCGATTCAGGATACTTCCTTCATGCAAATAATGGACAAAGGTCTACAAAGAGATTCAAACCACAGTTGGGTAGCGCCATTACCCTTTAAGAGTCCTCGCCAGTGCCTTCCCAACAACAGGCCTCAAGCACTGAAACGTCTTATGTCCCTTAACTGGGCCCGATCTGAACAACACACTACTGGGAGTACTGATCCGCTTCAGGAAAGAAGCCATTGCTTTCTCAGCGGACATAGAACAGATCTTGACCTTGAGGCAGATGCATTACCAATGCAGCGTAGTCTTGGACTCAATTGGAATCTACATACCGACTGTTTCCTTTTCAGTGTCTGTGATGCGATAAAACCTTTCACCCGACGAGGTGTCTTATCTACAATCAACAGTCTCTATGATCCTCTTGGATTTGTAGCACCTGTCACAATTCAAGGGAAATCTATTCTAAGACAACTCACTATCGAGAACGGCGACTGGGATGCTCGACTCCCGCAAGAAATGGAAGAAGCTTGGACAACATGGAGAGATTCTTTGGCAGAGCTGTCCAATCTGTCCATCTCCAGACCCTATACGGAAACCTCACCATCAGCAGCTGTCAGAAGAGAATTGTGTGTCTTTTCTGATGCATCAACCAAAGCTATCGCCGCAGTTGCGTATCTAAAAGTGACTGATGCTGCAGGGAACAATCACATTGGGTTTGTAATGGGGAAAGCCAAACTTACCCCTCGCCCAGAACACACAGTGCCAAGACTGGAACTTTGCGCAGCAGTACTTGCCAGTGTGTAA
- the LOC124470006 gene encoding piggyBac transposable element-derived protein 4-like → MPRRTPGPQVDLHSTYTPKDLFLFYFAADTLRTLCRNTNKQATINQRKGSKYQWTDIDVEELHKFLGLLMYTSLVTLPSIQDYWKQNQILSVPFPATVMPRDRFRTISWNIHLSDPEEDVKNDQLKGTQQHDKLFRVRPLMDEIRTACKAYYHPKKELSVDERMVATKAKTGMTQYMKDKPTKWGIKLFVLAESKNGYTLDFNVYVGKAHTPSVHGLSYDAVMDLIHPSHLGTGYHIYMDNFYTSPKLFLSLAGMKFGACGTYRSNRKGCPTDRQNALTNKSQRGSVRWIREDPLVFVKWMDTREVSMCSTIHPAFSGEAVKRKGKEGGHWSVKDIPCPTPIIAYNQHMGGVDLSDQLLQYYSTHRRNSRWYRTLFLHFVDMATTNAYILHCEISAAQQVTPLTHKLFLAELVAQLCGVNPAGVPIQRSNDHVPVAISLPTEAKAKATQGRRNCQQCHQVDNKRMLTPWKCKACDVPLCVILDRNCFEEWHK, encoded by the coding sequence ATGCCCCGCAGAACACCAGGACCCCAGGTGGATTTGCACTCAACGTACACACCTAAGGACCTTTTCCTGTTCTACTTCGCCGCAGACACTTTGAGGACACTGTGCAGGAATACAAACAAGCAGGCAACCATCAATCAGCGAAAGGGGAGCAAATACCAGTGGACTGATATTGATGTTGAGGAACTGCACAAATTTCTGGGTCTCCTCATGTACACATCCTTGGTGACTCTGCCAAGTATCCAAGACTACTGGAAACAAAACCAAATCCTGTCGGTGCCTTTTCCAGCTACTGTCATGCCAAGAGACAGATTCCGGACAATATCCTGGAACATCCACCTCAGTGATCCAGAGGAGGATGTCAAAAATGACCAGCTAAAGGGAACACAACAGCATGACAAACTGTTCAGGGTCAGACCTCTCATGGATGAAATTCGGACTGCCTGCAAGGCTTATTACCATCCCAAAAAGGAACTGTCAGTGGATGAGAGGATGGTGGCTACAAAAGCAAAAACAGGCATGACTCAGTACATGAAGGACAAGCCAACCAAATGGGGCATCAAACTGTTTGTGTTGGCAGAGTCAAAAAATGGCTATACTCTGGACTTCAATGTGTATGTTgggaaagcacacacacccagcgtACATGGTCTGTCATATGATGCTGTGATGGACCTCATACATCCATCACATCTGGGCACAGGTTATCACATTTACATGGACAACTTTTATACCAGCCCAAAACTGTTCCTGTCATTGGCTGGCATGAAGTTTGGAGCCTGTGGAACCTACAGGAGCAACAGAAAAGGCTGTCCTACTGATAGACAAAATGCCCTCACCAACAAATCTCAGAGGGGGAGTGTCAGATGGATCAGAGAAGATCCCTTGGTCTTTGTAAAGTGGATGGATACACGGGAGGTGTCGATGTGCTCCACAATCCATCCAGCGTTTTCTGGCGAGGCTGTCAAGAGgaaggggaaggaaggaggacacTGGTCGGTAAAAGACATTCCCTGCCCTACACCCATCATCGCTTACAACCAGCACATGGGAGGGGTTGACCTGTCAGACCAGCTTTTACAGTACTACTCCACCCACCGCAGAAATTCTCGCTGGTACCGTACACTGTTTTTACACTTTGTGGACATGGCAACAACCAATGCATATATACTGCACTGTGAAATCAGTGCAGCACAACAGGTCACACCCTTGACACACAAGCTCTTCCTGGCAGAACTTGTGGCCCAGCTGTGTGGAGTGAACCCAGCAGGTGTTCCCATTCAAAGGAGCAACGATCATGTTCCTGTTGCCATTTCCTTGCCTACAGAGGCCAAAGCCAAAGCTACACAAGGCCGCAGGAATTGCCAACAGTGCCATCAAGTGGACAACAAGAGGATGCTCACTCCATGGAAATGCAAGGCCTGTGATGTGCCCCTCTGTGTCATTTTGGACAGGAACTGTTTTGAGGAGTGGCACAAATAG
- the LOC124470004 gene encoding uncharacterized protein LOC124470004 isoform X2 — protein MASLPADRLTTDPPFTNVGLDVFGPWSVSSRRTRGGLSQSKRWAVIFTCMSIRAVHIEVIESLDTSSFINALRRFLAVRGPVKHIRLDRGTNFVGACKDLKIPSNINSKTVKTYLSDRGCSWTFNPPHASHCGGTWERMIGLARRILDSMFLQLKDKLTHEVLVTFMAEVAAIINARPLVPVTTDPDESFILTPAVLLTQKVNFVAAPPGEFGVTDLYKSQWRQVQHLSNTFWDRWRKQFLPLLQTRRKWQSVQPDVKPGSVVLLKNSQVPRNEWPLGLVTQTFPSQDGKVRQVEVKVIKPGGSSLFLRPIIEIVVLLSSDSTVKG, from the coding sequence ATGGCCAGCCTTCCAGCAGATCGTCTCACAACAGACCCCCCATTTACCAATGTTGGACTAGACGTATTTGGCCCTTGGAGTGTCTCCTCACGTCGGACAAGAGGAGGACTTTCACAAAGCAAAAGGTGGGCTGTTATATTTACATGTATGAGCATACGAGCTGTTCATATTGAAGTGATAGAGTCCCTTGACACATCCAGCTTCATCAATGCCCTTAGACGTTTCCTAGCTGTACGTGGACCTGTTAAACACATTCGATTAGACCGGGGCACGAACTTTGTTGGTGCGTGCAAGGATTTGAAGATACCTTCCAATATTAACAGCAAAACTGTGAAGACGTATCTGTCGGATAGAGGTTGCAGTTGGACTTTTAATCCTCCTCACGCTTCCCATTGTGGCGGAACATGGGAACGTATGATTGGTCTAGCAAGAAGAATTCTTGATTCCATGTTCCTTCAGCTGAAGGATAAACTTACCCATGAAGTGCTGGTGACTTTCATGGCGGAGGTAGCAGCCATTATCAATGCCAGGCCTCTTGTTCCCGTGACAACCGATCCTGATGAGTCGTTTATACTCACCCCAGCAGTTCTTCTCACACAAAAGGTGAACTTCGTTGCTGCTCCTCCAGGCGAGTTTGGAGTAACAGACCTCTACAAGTCTCAGTGGCGCCAAGTTCAACACCTTTCCAACACCTTCTGGGACAGATGGCGAAAGCAATTCCTACCTCTCTTACAGACACGGAGGAAATGGCAATCTGTCCAACCAGACGTCAAACCAGGAAGTGTGGTTCTCCTCAAAAACAGTCAAGTACCACGAAATGAATGGCCTCTTGGACTGGTAACACAGACTTTCCCTAGCCAAGACGGGAAAGTACGTCAAGTCGAGGTCAAGGTTATCAAACCAGGAGGTTCTTCATTGTTTCTTAGACCTATAATAGAGATAGTGGTTCTACTCTCCTCAGATTCCACAGTAAAGGGATGA